Part of the Sphingobium lignivorans genome is shown below.
GCATTGGCGATTGCGCCAAGGTGCGCCTGTGGTGCGCGGAGAGCTATGACATCTTCGTCAATTCCAACTCGATCCTGCCCGGCACGACGGCGCGGAGCGGCTTCAACATCCCCGGCTCGCCCACTTACGGCCTGCCCCATTATGTCATCGGCCCGGACTCCAAGCAGGCCTATAACGAACCGCGCGGCGTGCTGCGCAATCGCGGGCCGGCGCCCGTGCAGGCCCGCAACCTGCGGTTCAACGAGGACGGCACCGCGGTGGTCCAGTTCGACCCCGGCCGCTTCGTCGGCGAGGCGCAGATCGGCCCGCGGCAAGGCGGCGACGGCGTCTCGACTTATGACGACAGCGACATCCAGACGCCGTTGCGGCGCTGGGTCGGCTATGTCTACGGTCAGTATGACCTGACCGACGCGCTGCAGGTGCAGACCGAATTCACTTATGCGCGCCGCACCGCCTCCAGCACCAACGCCGTGGTGCCGCCGCGCTCGACCAATTTCTTCAACGCAGACAACGCCTTCCTGCCCGAGTCCGTCCGGACCTTGCTCAACGGCGCCCAGTTCAGCTTCGGCAAGGATATGGACGGCCTGCTCCAGGCCTATAACGAATCCGACGCCACGGTGTTTCGCGGCCTTCTCGGCCTGTCCGGCCCGCTGTTCGGCGACTGGACCTGGGACGCTTATTATCAATATGGCCGGAACGACCGCCACCAGCAGCGCACCGGCACGCGCGTCAACACGCCCTTCATCTATGCGACGGACGCCGTGGACGAAGGCCTGGTCAAGACGGGCGTCGCCAATGGCAATATCGTCTGCCGGGAACTGACCAAGGCGAACCCCGATCCCCGCGCCCAGGGCTGCGTCGCGCTCAATCTCTTCGGCCTCAACAATGCCGATCCCCGCGCGCTGGCCTATGCCTACCGGCCAGTGATGCAGGACTTCAAATACAGCCAGCATGTGCTCTCCGGATCGGTGCAGGGCACGATCTTCGACGGTTGGGGCGCAGGCCCCATCTCCGCCGCGGCCGGCGCCGACTATCGCGTCGAGAGCGGGGACGTGTGGCATGGCGACATCCCCGATTATAATGACTACGCCTTCACGTTCGGCCTCGATTATGCCGGCGAGATCAAGGTGCTCGAAGGGTTCGGCGAGCTGAACGTCCCGGTGTTCCGCGATTCCGCCATCGGCGATCTGCTCGAGCTGAACGGCGCCATCCGCTACACCCGCAATCACGCGAAGAACAGGGACAGCGGCGAGCAGAAGACCTCGGGCACGACGAGCTGGAAAGTCTCGGCCGTCTATGACGTCATCCCGGATTTCCGCATTCGCGCCTCGCGCTCGCGCGACATTCGCGCGGCGGGCTTCCGCGAACTCTTCCTGCGCAATGTGCCGACCGAACCCTGGTCGACCAGCGGCATCGTCAACAACTGGTGGCTCAACCCTGTGGCCTCGCAGACCGGCAATGACGGCACGCCCATCCTCAATGGCGGCAGCTTCGCGCTGACGCCGGAAAAGGCGGACACGACCACGTTGGGCGCGGTGTTCCAGCCCCGCTTCGTGCCCGGCCTGCGCTTCTCGGTCGACTGGTACCAGATCAAGATCAACGACGCGGTCACGACCTTGCCCGGCCAGCGCATCGTCGACTTCTGCCACCAGTTCGACATCTTCTGCGATCGGATCACCTTCGCCGGGGCAGACCGCAAGGACATCACCTTCATCGATGCCCGCCAGGTCAATCTCGCCAAGCTCGAGGTGCGCGGTATCGACGTGGAGCTCGATTATCGCCTCAATCTGTCCGACATCGCATCGAGCTGGAATGGCGCGCTCAATTTCCGCATCCTGGGCAATCACCAATATGACTTCATCAGCCAGGCCAACCCGGCCGCCTCGCCACGCGATTATGGCGGCCAGTCCGGTCCCGTCGTCGATGGCGGCGACTTCAACCCCGCGCCGCCGTGGATCTGGAACGCGTTCGTCACTTATGACAATGCCGGGTTCAACACGACCCTCACATGGCGGCGGATCAGCCAGGGCATCTACAATGTCGAGCGCATCGGCCCGGAAGATGAGGGCTATGATCCCACCCAGCCCAACAGCATCAACACCAACCGCGTGAAGGGAGCGACCTACTTCAACCTGGCCATGTCCTATCGGCTGCCGATGGGCCAGTCGGACACGCGGCATATCGAGCTGTTCGCATCGATGGACAATATCTTCGACCGCAAGCCCCCGGTGGCGCCCGGCGGCGGCGGTGGCGGCGGGTCCAACTACCCGACGAACCCCGTCTATTTCGACACGTTCGGGTCGAAATGGCGCGCCGGCATCCGGGTTCGCTACTGATCGCGGATAGCAGGCCTGTCGAAAGGGGGCTGGGGCATCGAAATTCCGACGTGAATTTCGGTGCCCCGGGCGGCGTGGACAGGTTCGCGGGCTGTGAGGGATCCCGAAGCCAGCTTTTCAGTCTTTTCGTTTGTCATCCCGGGCTCGACCGGGATCCCGCTGCCTTGAAGATCGCCGGGGCCACCCGGTTTGAGAAAAAGGAAGAAGCGGGATCCCGGATCGAGTCCGGGATGACGTCGTTCGTGACGATATGGTGCGCCATCGTGGCCTCGCCATTGGCAGCTTGATCCTAAATGCAGGCTGTCCGGACCCCGATGACTTAGGAGATGATCTCCTCCCTCCCACATCGTCATTCCCGCGCACGCGGGAATCCAGTTACACCGCGGCGCTTGGACGCGATGTTTCAGCTGGATTCCCGCGTGCGCGGGAATGACGGAAAGTCGGAAAAGCACGGATTCGTCCCCGCCGCCGGGACCCCTTCGGTCGCAGCCTCGCAACGCGCCATCGTGCCGCTGCGGGCGACTAACCTGGATCAGTCATTCTCCCGGCTCCTATTTTCCGGCCACGCGTTGCCTGTTCAACCCGATCCCGGAACGCTGACGGCCTGCCGCAGCATGAACATGGAGCAAGGTGATGAATCTTCAGGACGATGCCCCGCTCAGCACGTCGAAAGCGCGCGAGGCTGATCGCGCGGAGCAGGAACTGGCCGACCCCAAGGGCGACAATCTCGTCGGGCGATCGGTCACGATCAACCGCCCGCGCGAGGAGTTGTACGCCTTCTGGCGCGATTTCTCCAATCTGCCGCGGTTCATGGACAATATCGAGCGCGTGGACGTGAAGGATGCGCGGACCAGCCACTGGGTCGTCAAGGCGCCCGGTGGAAAGACGGTCGAATGGGACGCGGTCGTCACCGAGGAGCGGCCGGGCGAGGTCCTGGCCTGGACTTCGTCCGAAGATGCCGACGTCCCCAACAGCGGGCGGATCGAATTCCGCGATGCCATCGGCCGCGGAACGGTGGTCACCGCGACGATCGCTTATGATCCTCCGGCCGGCTTCATCGGCAAGGTAATCGCCAAGATCTTCCAGCGGGAGCCGGCCATTCAGGCGCGCCGCGACTTGCGGCGGTTCAAGCAGCTCATGGAGACCGGCGAGGTGGCCACGGCCGCCCGGACACACAAGCAACTGGAAGAGGAGCAAGGCTGATGCGCGCCCTGACATGGCACGGCAAGCATGACGTCCGCGTCGACACGGTCGACGATCCCGAGATCATCAACCCGCGCGACGCTATCATCAAGGTCACCTCGACGGCGATCTGCGGCTCGGACCTCCATCTTTATGACGGCTATATCCCGACCATGCAGTCGGGGGACATTCTCGGCCATGAGTTCATGGGCGAGGTTGTGGATGTCGGGCCCGGATCGACGCTCAAGAAAGGGCAGCGGGTCGTCGTTCCCTTCACCATCGCCTGCGGCGCCTGCTACCATTGCGGCAAGCAGCAATATTCGGCCTGTGACAACGGCAATCCGGCCGACAA
Proteins encoded:
- a CDS encoding TonB-dependent receptor domain-containing protein — translated: MIALTAALAAALPSVPAMAQESTAPQEASEEADPGTVIVTGSRIKRNGFNEPTPATVMSGELMANLGQVNISETLKLIPQNSSFQSDATAGTTAGANVGASFANLRGLNPFNGTRTLTLVNSRRFIPTSDGGAIDLNIIPSAMIQRVETVTGGASAAYGSDAIAGVVNVILENNFQGIKAQVDYGQTTRNDGKSFHASLMGGTSFGDGRGHFVAGIEYQKNEGIGDCAKVRLWCAESYDIFVNSNSILPGTTARSGFNIPGSPTYGLPHYVIGPDSKQAYNEPRGVLRNRGPAPVQARNLRFNEDGTAVVQFDPGRFVGEAQIGPRQGGDGVSTYDDSDIQTPLRRWVGYVYGQYDLTDALQVQTEFTYARRTASSTNAVVPPRSTNFFNADNAFLPESVRTLLNGAQFSFGKDMDGLLQAYNESDATVFRGLLGLSGPLFGDWTWDAYYQYGRNDRHQQRTGTRVNTPFIYATDAVDEGLVKTGVANGNIVCRELTKANPDPRAQGCVALNLFGLNNADPRALAYAYRPVMQDFKYSQHVLSGSVQGTIFDGWGAGPISAAAGADYRVESGDVWHGDIPDYNDYAFTFGLDYAGEIKVLEGFGELNVPVFRDSAIGDLLELNGAIRYTRNHAKNRDSGEQKTSGTTSWKVSAVYDVIPDFRIRASRSRDIRAAGFRELFLRNVPTEPWSTSGIVNNWWLNPVASQTGNDGTPILNGGSFALTPEKADTTTLGAVFQPRFVPGLRFSVDWYQIKINDAVTTLPGQRIVDFCHQFDIFCDRITFAGADRKDITFIDARQVNLAKLEVRGIDVELDYRLNLSDIASSWNGALNFRILGNHQYDFISQANPAASPRDYGGQSGPVVDGGDFNPAPPWIWNAFVTYDNAGFNTTLTWRRISQGIYNVERIGPEDEGYDPTQPNSINTNRVKGATYFNLAMSYRLPMGQSDTRHIELFASMDNIFDRKPPVAPGGGGGGGSNYPTNPVYFDTFGSKWRAGIRVRY
- a CDS encoding SRPBCC family protein, whose protein sequence is MNLQDDAPLSTSKAREADRAEQELADPKGDNLVGRSVTINRPREELYAFWRDFSNLPRFMDNIERVDVKDARTSHWVVKAPGGKTVEWDAVVTEERPGEVLAWTSSEDADVPNSGRIEFRDAIGRGTVVTATIAYDPPAGFIGKVIAKIFQREPAIQARRDLRRFKQLMETGEVATAARTHKQLEEEQG